Within Paenibacillus sp. RUD330, the genomic segment ACGATACTCTGCTTGCCGTGTACGATCCCGTCCGGCTCATGAAAAGCATGAAGCCCGGCGCGGAATATCCGGGCACGGGCTTGCTTCTCCCTTATGAGCTTGCCGGCGAGATGATGAGGCAACGATTGGAGGCGCAGCCCTCGAGGGTGGATCAGGAGGAAGCCGCCGTCGTCCGGATTCCGGTCCGCTACGGCGGCGCAGCCGGTCCCGATCTGGAGGAGGCGGCGTTCCGCAGCGGCCTCGGGGCGGAGGAATTCATCCGTCTTCACTCCGCTCCTCTTTACCGGGTCGTCATGATCGGCTTCCTGCCGGGCTTCGCTTATTTGGACGGGCTGCCGCCGGAGCTGTCCCAGCCGCGCAGAAGCTCGCCCCGCCCGCTGGTGCCGGCAGGATCGGTCGGCATCGGCGGCGGGCAGACAGGCGTGTACCCGTCGGCATCTCCCGGCGGCTGGCGGCTGATCGGACGCACAGATGCCGAGCTTGCGGATTTTGGAAGGGAAAGGCCTTCGCTTCTGCAAGCGGGCGACCACGTGCGGTTCGTCCCGGAATAAGCTGCAGGCGCGGAGGCGGGCCATCCGCCTCGTTATGCTGTGCTTATGACGGTGTAATGCTCACAGAAGCGGGGGCAGCCCTGGACCGGCGGATTGCGATGGCTCAGACCCGCGTCCCAGGCTTGCGGCCGATATCGGACAAGCGGTTACTCCTCGTAACGGGACAGGGCGATGACCGCATTATGTCCGCCGAAGCCGAAGGAATTGGACAGTCCGGCATGAAGCTCCGCCTTGCGGGCATGCAGAGGCACATAGTCGAGATCGCATTGGGGATCGGGGCGGGTCCGGTTCGCGGTGGGCGTGATGAGGCCTTGGCGCAGCATCTGGACCAGGGCGATGGCCTCGACGCCGCCTGCCGCTCCGAGCATATGCCCGGTCATCGATTTGTTGGCCGTGACGGGAATCCGGTAAGCATCGTCTCCGAAGACGCTCTTGATGGCCGCGGTCTCGGACAGATCGCCGACGCCGGTGCCGGTGGCATGGGCGCTGATGACGCCGACATCCCCAGGCGCCAGGCCGGCTTCGGCCATGGCCAGCCTCATCGCGGCGGCGGCTCCGCGGCCGGCGGGCTCCGTAGCCACGATGTGATAGGCATCGGAGGTGGCTCCGTATCCGATGACCTCGGCCAGCGGCTCCGCTCCGCGCGCCAACGCATGCTCCAGCGGCTCCAAGACGACGATGCCGGCTCCTTCGGCCATGACGAAGCCGGTGCGGAGCGCGTCGAAGGGGCGGCTGGCCGCGGCCGGATTCCCTTCAGGAGAGGCGAGGGCAGTCGCGTTGCCGAAGCTGGCGAGCGCGACGGGCGTCAGCGCCGCTTCGGCGCCGCCGGCAAGCACGATGTCCGCTCCGCCGTAGCGGATCAGACGGAAGGCCTCGCCGATCGCCGTATTGCCGATCGAGCAGGCGGTTACGGGAGCGAGCGACGGGCCGAGCGTCCCGTAGCGGATGCTGATCATGGCCGCAGCCATATTGGCGATCATCATCGGAACGAGCGTCGGGCTGACGCGGCCGGGACCTCTCTCCCCCAGGATGCGGGCCTGCTCGATCAGCGTGCCGATGCCGCCGATGCCCGAGCCGACGTATACCCCTGCCCGCTCCGATGACAGCTGCTCCGCCGACAGGCCTGCCTGGTTGACCGCTTCTTCGGCTGCGGCTATGGCGAACTGGACGAACCGGTCCATTTTCCGGGCTTCCTTGCGGCCGAAGCGGGCTTCGCCGTCCCAATCCGGGATGATTCCGGCAATGGCATCGCGTCCCGTCTCAGACGGGAATGCATCGATACGGCGAATGCCGGAGCTTCCGGCGGCCAAGCCTTCCCAGAGCGCCGGCACGCTGCAGCCGAGCGGGCTCACCGCTCCCATGCCGGTAATGACGACGCGGCGGCCCAGCGCCGTACCGCGCTGATTCTCCGAGGCTCGGGATGGCGATTCGGCAACACCCTGTTGACGGTTTTCGGTTGTAGCTGGCTTCATGTGAAATTCCTCCTCGGCTGTGCTTGACATGAAGTTTGGCATAGCTGTTATCCTAGTACAAGTTGTCGTTTATACTAGAATAAACAGTACCCGGATAAGACGCTTGGATGGCGAAAGGAGATCGCATATGAACCGGAAAGCAAGGCTGGAGGCCTTATCGGCTTTTTTGAAATCGCGGCGGATGGCGGTCTCGCCCGAGGCGGCAGGACTTCCGGCAGGCGGCCGCAGGCGCACGCCTGGATTGAGAAGGGAAGAGGTGGCCCAATTGGCGGATGTCAGCGCGACCTGGTACACCTGGCTCGAGCAAGGTCGCGATATCCGCGTGTCGGCTTCGGTGCTGGATGCGGTCGCCAAGGCGCTGCGCCTGAATGCCGACGAACGGCGGTATCTGGCGGCGCTGGCGATGGAGGGAGCGGCGGAGGGCGAAGAGCTGGCTCCCGAATCCCGTCCGCAGGAGCTGTCGCCTCCGCTGCGGCTGATCGCGGACCAGCTCGTCAGCTGCCCGGCTGTCTTTTCGGACCGGAGATGCCGGATCGTCGGCTGGAACGAAGCCGCCTCCAAAGTATTTCTCGATTTCGGCATCATCCCGCCCGGCGAGAGGAACATGATCCAGCTGCTGTTCACCCGTCCGGAGCTGCAGCGGCTCGCCGTCAACTGGGATGAATTCGTGCGCGGATACTTGGCTATCTTCCGTTCCTACTACGGGCAGTACGCGGATGACGACTGGTATGAGGGCTTCATTCGCGAAATGGAGGCCAGGCATCCCCGGTTCGGGGAGCTGTGGGAGGAGGGCCGGGTCAGCACCGCGCCGGAGGTCATCCTGGAATTCCGGCATGCCAAGGCCGGACGGATGCAGTTCCAGCTGACGAGCCTGCGCGTTCAAGGCGAGCAGGATCTCCGCTGCAGCATTTATACGCCGGCTCCGGATACGGGGGCGGACCGCAAGATGGCCCGGCTGATGGAGGCGGGCAGGGACATGGCGAGCGGGGGGACGGGACGGCCTGCCTCCGATGGAGAGGCATGATCGCTGCCGGGAGTGGCGCAGCTTCCGGAACAGCAGACCGGGAACGGGCTGCGGGCAGCCGCACAGGCGATCGGCCGCAGCCTTGGATAGCTTATCCGAAGGAGCTGAGCTACACTGGAAAGGAGGAAACGATTGCCATCAAAGACTGCAGGTCGCAGGGAAGCGATAAGCTGTCCGCTGACGCAGCCGCCTGGTCCGCCGAGCGCGGAGCGGATGCCGGCGAACGGGACAGCCGGCGGAGCTTCCGGGGCCGGGGCTGCCATGGCGGTCGAACAATCGCGGGAGGTGGGGGCTGTGCGGACGGAGCTTGAAATCGTCAAGGCGGGCATGCTGCTCGAAGTCCAGGATCGGGGAAGGCCGGGCTGGCGTTCTCAGGGAGTGCCGGCTGGAGGCGCGATGGATGGCTGGTCGCTGCAGGTCGCCAATCTGCTGGCCGGCAACCGGAGGGATGCCGCGGCGCTCGAGATGACGATGTCGGGACCTTCTCTCCGGGCAGGCAAGGACGGCCTGCTCTGCGCTCTTGCCGGCGCCGGGATGGAGGCCGTCGTGGACGGCGTACCGCTGCCGCCGTGGCGAACCGTCTATGTTATGCCCGGGCGGCTCCTGGAGATCGGCCGGGCGTCCCGCGGCTGCCGCGCCTATCTCGCCGTCGCCGGAGGCATCGCCGAGCCGCCGGTGCTCGGCAGCCGGAGCGCCGATGCGCGCGCCGGCATCGGCCGCCGGCTTGGCGCCGGCGACGCCCTTGCTTGCGGGGCGATGCCGCCGCAAGCGGCCGCCTGGGCGGCTGCGCTGGCGCGCCGCGCCGCCGCCGCAGGCTCCGCCGGCGGAGCTCCGCTCGCCGCGGCGCCATGGTTCGCGCGCCCGCTGCCGGGCGCGGCGGCCGCCTCCGGCACCGTGCTGCGCGCGGTGCCGGGCTCCGCATACGGGCAGCTCACGGAGGCTGCCCGCGCGCGGCTGTGGCGGGAGCGCTTCCGCGCAGCTCCCGCCAGCGACCGGATGGGCGTCCGCTTGCAGCCGGAAGCCCATCCGGTCGAGCTGATCCGCCATGCGGAGATCCGCTCGCATGGCGTCACGCCCGGCGCGGTGCAGCTGCCGCCCGGAGGCGCGCCGGTCGTTCTCGGCGCCGGCTGCGGCACGACCGGCGGTTACCCGGTCATCCTGCATGTCGCCTCGGCGGACCTGCCCTTGCTGGCCCAGCTCCGTCCCGGCGACAGCGTATCCTTCTCCGAGATCGGGCTGGAGGAGGCGCAGCTGCTGGATCTCGGCCAGGAGCTGGAGTTGGCTGTGCTGGACCATGCTCTCCGGCTCAAAACCCTTTCCCGATAATTACAAGCGAAAGAAGGCTATGACCGAACATGTCCTCTACCAGAACTAACAGCCGCACAGCCCGGGTTGTCGGCTTATATACCGCAGATGCGCCGAATTCGTTCGTCTCCCGACCTCTCGCCGAAGCCGAGCTGGAATTCGGAGGCATCCGCGGCGACCGCCACTTTGGCCTGACGGCCAAGGCGGATGCCCGCCAGCCGATGTACCCGAGGGGCACCGAGATATTGAACCGCCGCCAGATCAGCCTGTTGTCCGCTGAGGAAATGGAGGCTGTGCGCGCCGATATGGCGGTAGAGGCGCTGGAGCCGGAATGGATCGGCGCCAATCTCATGCTTGCCGGCTTGCCGGAGCTTACGAAGCTGCCTCCAGGCACGCGCCTTCTGTTTCCAAGCGGAGCCGGTCTCGTATGTCAAGGGGAGAACCATCCCTGCATGCAGGCAGGCAAGGAAGTCCAGAACCACGTCGCGCCAA encodes:
- the pxpB gene encoding 5-oxoprolinase subunit PxpB codes for the protein MDEKQKRSRIGKRSPAPCAYRVEPAGDRAMMISLDQAELAGAPLQDRLAAAARWLEEARWSWLLDAVPAYDTLLAVYDPVRLMKSMKPGAEYPGTGLLLPYELAGEMMRQRLEAQPSRVDQEEAAVVRIPVRYGGAAGPDLEEAAFRSGLGAEEFIRLHSAPLYRVVMIGFLPGFAYLDGLPPELSQPRRSSPRPLVPAGSVGIGGGQTGVYPSASPGGWRLIGRTDAELADFGRERPSLLQAGDHVRFVPE
- the fabF gene encoding beta-ketoacyl-ACP synthase II; this translates as MGAVSPLGCSVPALWEGLAAGSSGIRRIDAFPSETGRDAIAGIIPDWDGEARFGRKEARKMDRFVQFAIAAAEEAVNQAGLSAEQLSSERAGVYVGSGIGGIGTLIEQARILGERGPGRVSPTLVPMMIANMAAAMISIRYGTLGPSLAPVTACSIGNTAIGEAFRLIRYGGADIVLAGGAEAALTPVALASFGNATALASPEGNPAAASRPFDALRTGFVMAEGAGIVVLEPLEHALARGAEPLAEVIGYGATSDAYHIVATEPAGRGAAAAMRLAMAEAGLAPGDVGVISAHATGTGVGDLSETAAIKSVFGDDAYRIPVTANKSMTGHMLGAAGGVEAIALVQMLRQGLITPTANRTRPDPQCDLDYVPLHARKAELHAGLSNSFGFGGHNAVIALSRYEE
- a CDS encoding helix-turn-helix transcriptional regulator — translated: MNRKARLEALSAFLKSRRMAVSPEAAGLPAGGRRRTPGLRREEVAQLADVSATWYTWLEQGRDIRVSASVLDAVAKALRLNADERRYLAALAMEGAAEGEELAPESRPQELSPPLRLIADQLVSCPAVFSDRRCRIVGWNEAASKVFLDFGIIPPGERNMIQLLFTRPELQRLAVNWDEFVRGYLAIFRSYYGQYADDDWYEGFIREMEARHPRFGELWEEGRVSTAPEVILEFRHAKAGRMQFQLTSLRVQGEQDLRCSIYTPAPDTGADRKMARLMEAGRDMASGGTGRPASDGEA
- a CDS encoding biotin-dependent carboxyltransferase family protein; the protein is MPSKTAGRREAISCPLTQPPGPPSAERMPANGTAGGASGAGAAMAVEQSREVGAVRTELEIVKAGMLLEVQDRGRPGWRSQGVPAGGAMDGWSLQVANLLAGNRRDAAALEMTMSGPSLRAGKDGLLCALAGAGMEAVVDGVPLPPWRTVYVMPGRLLEIGRASRGCRAYLAVAGGIAEPPVLGSRSADARAGIGRRLGAGDALACGAMPPQAAAWAAALARRAAAAGSAGGAPLAAAPWFARPLPGAAAASGTVLRAVPGSAYGQLTEAARARLWRERFRAAPASDRMGVRLQPEAHPVELIRHAEIRSHGVTPGAVQLPPGGAPVVLGAGCGTTGGYPVILHVASADLPLLAQLRPGDSVSFSEIGLEEAQLLDLGQELELAVLDHALRLKTLSR
- a CDS encoding MOSC domain-containing protein gives rise to the protein MSSTRTNSRTARVVGLYTADAPNSFVSRPLAEAELEFGGIRGDRHFGLTAKADARQPMYPRGTEILNRRQISLLSAEEMEAVRADMAVEALEPEWIGANLMLAGLPELTKLPPGTRLLFPSGAGLVCQGENHPCMQAGKEVQNHVAPRERLPQSFVKAAAGRRGIVCSVERPGRVCHGDEIRILDPI